A window of Misgurnus anguillicaudatus chromosome 3, ASM2758022v2, whole genome shotgun sequence genomic DNA:
aaaaataggaTTTACATTAGTTACACAGATTCATTTGATAAAATCAACAATTCCACACAAAATGTCACTGAAAATCTTATTTATTACTGTCTATGATTTATTAAGGTTGCTATGCGTATCCCAATCGATAGGTGGCGATCTTCAACACTaactacaacaacaacaacaattcTTCTTCCTCTTTGGTCTGCGGAAGTACAGGAGATACACACGTGTGCTGGTGTACATGCGTGTATTTTGTTATTGTTGAAATATTTTTTGACGCAAAGTATGTCTGCGTCCGCAAACAATGAGGTACGCGGAGATTCCGAAACAGAGGATCCACCCGTGGTCAGCCGCACGAGGAGCGGCCGTAAAATCCGACCGACGGCTGCGCTGCCAGAATCTAAAACCCCCGTCCGTCGGACCAGAAAGTCCGTCATCAGAGAAGATCCAACCGAGAGCAGCGAATCCAGACCTGATGATGGAGGTACAGCAGATGCAAAAACAGATCTGTGTGCCACAATCACTGCATCAACTACAGTGGAGGAAAATCAAGTCTGTGAGGCACCAGTGTTGGACAGTGAGAATGTGAAAGGGTCTGATCAGACCAGTGAGAAGGAAAACATAGTTGGTAACACAGATACAGGGTCCACTGTTTTAGTCCACCCAGAGAAAAAAGCCAAAAAAAGGACTCATTCTGAATCCAGTGAGAAGAAAAGTAAAATGATGCCACTTGGGAAACCCAAGTCTGGAAGAATATGGAAAGACCGTAATAAGCAAAGGTGATTTCCAAATGTTTTTCCTTTATTTTCTACTTTTCACCATATTTGATAGGTGCTGTCTTATCGATGAAATTTATTGTAAAGTTGCAACAACTGTACTTTACCTAAATTATAATGGTTTCCATCACAAATACCATTGGGTCTTTTTTCAATAAGTGgccatttaaaggggacagagaatgaaaaaccattttttaccttgtttttattgaataatggtagtctacccacattcacgaacatacaaaaagtgctagacatgctaaacatctcagtctcatagaaattcctcttttagaaatgtctgcCAGAAAatggcccaatctgaaaaactgatgcttatgacatcacaggcatctaactgccccccccactttaaaataattggctacattttttgagtggcagcaaagtcagccaatcagtaatgagattgcaagttaagccagtaggggaagccaaataggtgcaaaaccacttgtttaaaatcccccaccctaatagagctatctgagagaggtttttaggaagcttctaaggcattacagacccaaacaaaaacatttttgtctacatgtcacatcacagaacaaggataaataccccgttcaatcattctatgtcacctttaatggTGTTGTATTGGTTCTCATCTAACATCCATCACTAGAACCCAAAACATTCACAGCAGAGACCGTTATAGTGTCCATTAAAACCAATATAATTCCCATTATAATCCATACCAATTTCTATGATGCACATGTATGTATAATATATTCATATTTATGTGTATTATGTGCAACATGTTTATATGTAGTGTTTCAGGTGTAACTTTGTTTTTTCTTAGGTTCTCTGCTCTGTTGAGGGACAAACCTCTGCGTACCTCATGGGAAAAAAAGATGGAGGCCAAGAGGGAGAAGCAACTGGTTAAACAATACCACCAGCAACTGAAGGATGAACAGGCCAGAGAGAAAGAGGTGAGCTTATGGAGTTACACTTTctgaaataaaggtacaaaagtttcaccggggcggtaccttttaaaaaggtgctaatatgtgccatttttttgaggtaccagtatgtagcTTGAATAAGGTAGGTATGTAAGTAAAATTTTCAACATgattaaatgctaaaattagtTGTTCAGATAAAAAGAGCCTGAAATatcctttaaaatgacaccaaggcCATGTaaatgggttcaagaataacaaaatactggccatttgaaactcgaaagtcatcactttattttgtcccattgtttttcAATTTGCGAGTGGTAAAACTCCCGTGCCCATTGTTCAAATTAATTGAAATTGCGTTTACTTGTAgattagcaattaaactaaatgtatattacaatttcaaaaatgtttttacttcGCACGTCGCCTGAGGAAATCTGAAGTTGTGTCGAGgcgaaccaaactgacagcctAAATAAGGTACCAGtgtgtacttttgaggtaccaatatgcacattttaaCTATATAAGTTAACTTTTTGgaaaggtaccaccccagttAAAGCATTTGTACCATCTTGCACCTTTTTTCTGggagtgggtgattctcacgagaacttggttttaaaaatgtcacgcatgaaaatgtaaaaattgcttacatttactttttttcccaccagacattgaaaaacaaagtctggagtaaatgggaacattaatttaaaaacttttacttatcatttaacactttttgtaacataattaaaaaaattagtcctaaaaaatctcattaccgcaacagtcagaaaacatcaacactgacatattttcaaaatgacatgacaaacctgaaagaacataatttggagattctgcacatgcatttaaaatcaaagtattatgcttctattaattaaattaacatttaataagcatctgttgcggtaataataatcaaaatgttgtgtaagcattctgacaagacaatatttcaaattaactgtaaaaaaatgatcttacctggtagccatcttgaagtaactggtccatgtgcttggtcactcaaaatcaaactttattaaaattctgtatgtgtgcttaaactgttctcaaaaagtgttgcggaggatgagaacatcaggcatggacacatcattttcctaatttttcttcattattattatacatgaatattcagtaaatattttttctgtcatctaaagtagtctagcaaaacatccatttattttttttcttaatatttttgtgttaatttgattaaattacaacataacgcatgttcaaacacagccggacacattgcggtaatgagaatttcagcagaaaatgagataaaatttacaattataaattcttatgtggaaatcacacattgtgcaaggtagaacacagtattgtgttaattctgatgctttttaatgttactatattacacattttaaagctaaaatcattagtgccgtggtgtttcaaaggtttcgtgagaatcacccgagtGTAGGAATGATGATATCATTTTGACCTGTCAATCATTATGTTTAAGATTATTCAGATTAATCTATCATTGTAAGTTTAAATACCATGCACAGGTTCTAGTAGTATGCAAATGGGGAATAAGTGGAGGATTATACGCTGCACCTTGTTTGTATAGAAGGTTCGCAATATCAGTGTTGTAAAATAAATAGCATATAGGCTTCGCATAATCAAAACATACCTTTTCCACAGTTTTAAAGCAGCAGAACAGTTTAAATGGCTAAATTTTCTATATAAAGGGACTGCCTAGATAGCAATACTGTAGACTCTGGGATGGATCCGGTCCGAAGTTGGCAGCTCTGGTGTGGATACACTCCAGAGTTTATTGCTGTCTGGGTCTTTGTTTTTGCTTAAAGCGCATGTGTGATTTTAAAGCGTACCTAAACCGCTGGTCAGAGTCTGACTctacccactggcaatattagaaaaatgcaaaaaaataaaagacgGAGATAGAGAGGACGAACTGAGATCGTACCAAGGTTttggcgtggtgagcttgaacctgcttacatcaCGTCCTACCACTTACGCCACGCAGTAccgcaacatccaataggaaaattctaCTGCAGTAGCTatcgttcaacctgaagagggcagcactcacacgtttttacaccatatattgtagcattgaaacactttatacccaaatctaaaaagttactcaaatcaatgaactcaatgaaatcaatgaatgaatgcactaataaagccccattcttacagatcattaactaaaaaagttggtttaggatTTAGTTATTCTTTAATTAAATACAGTACaatttaaaactatttaattgaaataaattttcataattttacTGTGCTGTCTTTCTCTTGTGTGCTCTTAGTTGAAGATCAAGGGTACTTCAGAATCACAGCTAAATTTTTCGTTTTTCAGGACAAGAAGAAGCGGAGAGCAGAAACTCTGAAAAGACGAGCAGAAAACGAGAGGAAAGCGGAGATCGTGCAAGTGGTAAATACAGGACaagtctttctttaaaaatgcatttgttgcaccATTTACGTTATTGCTTAAAGTTAATTCTGTGTTTACATtataatgttttttgtctttgtttctgtgtgttattatttaatcatttattttttacttttagatTAAGAACACTGCAAAGATCAAGAgaatgaagaagaaacagctGAGGAAGATTGAGAAAAGAGACACGCTCTCAGCGCTGCAGAAGACGCCCCCTAGTGTCAAGAAAGGCTCGGGGAAAACAAAGAGCAGCTAGGGTTTATGTGCCGAGATGAGAGATTAAACTTGTTATTGTTATAGACCTTGCTTTAAACACATGATATCATGCAGATATCATCTCTCTGGCAGAGACTCTTAAGCACACTACTTTGTATATCATTTTGAAACAAAGATGTAGTAGAGGGACTCTGATGGGTGTCTAAAGTAACATTTGTACAGCAGATAAGTTCTCTTGATTTGCATAAGCATCAGACACATTACTTCCTTGTGTGAAGTATATGTAACTGATGTAAAATTTcccccaaataaataaatattttatatatgtgtAATTCAAGTTTTGTTTCTTCCAGgggcccgtttcagaaaggGGGTTAAGTGCAAACTCTGAGTTTGTTAACCCTGAAATGagggaaactctgagttttctcTTTCAAAAAGGGAGGTAGGTTGAACCCGAGACACCCgggtaagtcaagcctgtttcagaaggagagttaacttatactcagagtctgtttccgGGGTAACTTACTCTAtgaacctaacctggtcgggagcaggttttatcctgtaaactcagagtttcttgtggtctcctccccatttttaaaggagtagcAGTGTTTAATCTAGTTAGTTGCTttagtacattcattcattgtgcacatttttattacgtacactgtaaaatatgtttttagctgtctttaaattataattaaattgcCAGTGCAAATCGTTTTACCTTAgtgctttaaatattttataaattacacttaaatttaaactaaaaaataaacagtatATTGAAATGACTAGTAAAGCCAATTTGATATACTTGGGTGCAGAGACTAAAGTGACTAAAATTTTAAGTGCTTTTATAGAGGATCCTGTAgtagatgatgatgttgcattcAATTGTAGGAAGTTACATTTATGTCGCAAAATGATTTTGAGACCCCAAGTGGTTTTTTGTCATATCCTCTTGCATTTATGTGagctgaattattattttttgcagtcattttagaaATATAAATATCCTTAAGTCACTAATATCAGTCTTTGTGGTGCTTTTACTCTTACATCTAAAAAGTTACCTTGACATTTCTTATGTATCCACTCATCATTATCGCTGGTCTAGTGGTTAGTGCTGTGCGCAGTAGTTAGGGCAGATGCACTGTTGGCGATctgagttcgaatcccggctcggCGAATTTCTGTTGTATTCataacaaacatttgtaaagttcgtagccttattatgacaaagtattatgcttaattTTTAGCTGAGCTGCTGTCATATTTTTGTCCATGAGATTGCATCTGCATGGAAATTAATATAATACCGTacagtcctcagttta
This region includes:
- the ccdc86 gene encoding coiled-coil domain-containing protein 86, with protein sequence MSASANNEVRGDSETEDPPVVSRTRSGRKIRPTAALPESKTPVRRTRKSVIREDPTESSESRPDDGGTADAKTDLCATITASTTVEENQVCEAPVLDSENVKGSDQTSEKENIVGNTDTGSTVLVHPEKKAKKRTHSESSEKKSKMMPLGKPKSGRIWKDRNKQRFSALLRDKPLRTSWEKKMEAKREKQLVKQYHQQLKDEQAREKEDKKKRRAETLKRRAENERKAEIVQVIKNTAKIKRMKKKQLRKIEKRDTLSALQKTPPSVKKGSGKTKSS